attttcttGTATCCATAAAAATCCATGAAAACAGTTTTACATCTAGCTTCACCAAGTTGAAGTTAGATGTATATGATTGTTTTCTAAAGCTTTCAAATTgatctaaataaatacaaattttgtAGTTTGAATAATGGCGTTACAACCTCCTCAACCCCAAAACACAATTTAATCCTGCAGTCTGAAAAGCAAAAGCAGTGGATTATTTTATCCCTAAAATCCATTATACAGAGGGGAGTTGTCTACATAACAAAAAAGTCATAGATTGCAGAATGGGCTTAACACACCCTCCCATACACACTTTATACTTGAGGTTTGGCAACAATATAGTTTTGTATCCTAAAAATTCATGGTTGAATGGAAGACAGTTTTGCAACTTCTATGTAAAATTTGAAGACGGCCATTTTAGATTGTCTTTTTCACCCATCTTCAATGAAGCCTTTCAGTAtgtctacataaataaaaacaactatgTAATAGGGATAACTTATCAATCCAAAAAAATTGTCTTCTTAAGATTTGTGCTATCAAAATTGATGATTTCGTTTATTGTTTAAAACTCCACGGTTGAACAGTTTTTTAAGTATATAATAATAGATATGGTTGGATGTAATAgatcatattttatttacacatcTTCAGAGTAGCCTTTTCAGTGTgtctaaacaaatacaaatcccATAGATTGCAGAAGTTAACACACCCTTTCAAACTCCCTTTGTTCTTGAGGTTCGGCAAACAAAATCAAGAATTCCTTGTAACTCTATGAATCAATAGTAGGGAGAACAGTTTTGCAATTTCTAAGTATtttagattatgttttttttttttttttttttacttatctgCATCATTCTGTCTAAATACATAATCACTGATTTCACCATAGGGAGAACACAGCTTTCCAAATACAAATTATTCTACGGTTTTGTCGAGTAAAGTAAATTATTTCTTGTATATTTTAAAATCCATGGCTGAAATGAAGGCAGTTTTACAAATGTTGGGTTTTTcggtttaatttattttttgttataaatGTTGTGCATCTCTTCGCAGCTATAATTCCTCCTCTTTTTAGAACTTGTGCCCTTTTGAAAAACCAAATTTTCACTAATAATTGCAAGttgagttttgttttactgctacgtTTCTTTATATCCTTCATGTCtgtccttttttctttccatttccttCGACAGCTGGCCAGCCGAAAATTGTGCGTCGCATCTTCACAAATAGCCGCGAACGCTGGCGGCAACAGAATGTAAACGGTGCATTTGCAGAGCTTCGCAAACTCATCCCCACTCACCCTCCTGACAAGAAGCTGAGCAAAAATGAAATTCTGAGACTTGCTATGAAGTATATCAGCTTCCTCTCTAACCTTCTGGAGGACCAGGATGGGGGACGGAATGTTGGCAGCACAACTGATGGGGACACAGGGCTGCTGGTTGGTGTTCCAACCCACGAGGGAGGCCCTCAGGGTGTGCCACACCAGGAGACTGTGGTGGGCCTGGCAAGGGATGATCTTCTGGAGACAATGTCACCAGGGTCCAGCTGTGGTAGCTTACCCGATGGCGATGCAGAGGGGAGTCCCGAGAGCTTCATGGAGGACCAGGACTCACCTCCAGCTACAAGAACTCTAACAACTTCCCGTGGACCCTCACTGCATCTAGCAGCTAGGGATCTGAGGCGCAATGGACGCCCATTAGATGGTTCCACTCGACGATGATGCTGAAATCTGGGGATCATAGATATGTCATCAAagactaaagaaaaacaattacagATCATTTGAAAAGTGGATATCCTCAAAACCCTTTATGGTGGACTAATCAGTTTAGGAAGAATTATCTCACACACAGGGAGAAGGTGACACTGCACCTGAGACAATACACCTATATTGTGGTTGAATTTGATCCATCAAAACACTTGTAAATTCTGCATGTGCCATGCTCTTGACCAACCTGCAGACTATAAGTTTCTACATGTTGAAAGTTCCAAAGATACTCTACAAAATgaaaccataaaaaaaataaaagaaagaaatatcgTAAATCATCATTTAGAAGATCATCAGTGTAAGAAGTTCATTTGTCCTAAACCTACAATCACCATTCATTACAAAATGGTGCATATGGTATAGATCCACTGTGCTTGAACAGTTCTGCAGGTAACCTGATCTAAAATGCCAAGACATAAACCTAAACATATAAATGGAGCAAGTTTCACAGgatagaataataataaaacaagcgTTTGCTAGAGGCTGTTAATACAGTGAACGGATGGAACTCAGTTACGTATGTATTGTAAATAGTATTATATTTCCACTGCACAATATAATAACAGTGACTTTTTAGTCATGAGGTTTCAGATGTACCATAGCGTGTTTGTCAATGGGTTTACCATCAAAACCCTCTTTAAAGAGACGGAATATAAGAAGAGGAATAAAAAGGAATTCAACTCTAAATGTAACGCTATAACAAGTGAACATAGGGATGAAAGTACATCAAATGTGGTACCACATCTGTCACACTCGGTGATTAGAAAATTATGCCAAATATTTCAATAGACGGTCAAACAATTACACTGTGTGTGACGAAGAACACATGTATTTGAAATTGTCGTGGAGGTACAATATAAACAGTGCTCTTAAAGTGTACAAAACATGGGTCAGATGAAATCTTGAGATGACTCATGAAGTCCTTTTGATatgaatgttttaatgtttttttttttttttaactataatGCAATGTAGTTTAGCAAGGTACACAAATAAGTCCCTTTGTTTCTGCATTACACATGTACACTCCCACCACAGctaccccccacccccaacacCTTACAGTATTAATATCATAAGAACACcagcagttttctggaagttaaGTATTGTTCACTGTTGTTGGTTATTCTGCTTTTGTAGCAGAATCTGGTAGCTTATCTTGGTACCTTTGGTATTTATGAATTACAGTAAAGGGACATTGTACGTTTGGTAATAACATATTTGTTGTATGATAGctgtatctataaatatatacaatGTTAAAGGGAtggattttataaaaaaacagaataaaatatgcAGCGGAAGAGTTGATTTCTCTGTGGTTcatgttcattttaaataatttctgtgACAATTGTATTCCATTTGATTTGATATAATTTTAGTTTGGTTCATTTAGATtcttttcagttcagttcagacTAATTCAGTTCACTTTAGTTCTTTTCAGctcaactcaattcaattcagtttagtcGATTTCGATTCAATGTGATTAAATTCATTTAAGTTCTTTATAGTTAAATTCTGTTCAGTTCAGCTTAgctcaggtcaggtcaggtcagtttGGTTAGGTTTAGTTCCCTTCAGATCAGTTCAGCTCCAATTAGTTCAGGTAAGCTTAACTGAATTAATGCATTTGCATTAAATACAACTGGATTCAGTCAAACTGAGTTTTGTTCAATTAGATTATGTTCAAACCTATTAGATTCATTTCAGGTAAGTTgcattatatttatttcaattcaattaaaaaaaagtcaattcagttcaattcaattcactttAACACCATACTTTCATTGTGTTAGTTAGATGCAACTCAATTCAGTTCACTCTTATAATAATTAACTGAGTTCAGTGTAATTCCATTATTTGTATCTTAACTCATCctgtttaattcagtttaattaatCTCACTTAAGTAccatttaattcagttcagttcatttaaaatctATAAGGTTTGTTTTTGCACAAGCCCGCTTTATTTCATGACTGTAAAGCACAAATTACTTATCTAAACAGGCAGAAAATGTAATGCCATGCAATTATTTCCCGCTTTATCTGGACACAGTGTATAGTTCAAAACCACAACGTCCTTAGAGAAACTCCCTCAGTGGGCACTGCAATCCTCACTTCCACCCCCAACAAGTGACAACTTCCTGTGGAGGTTACCATGGCTTGCTGACCTGCAGGATATCCTGCCATTGTGAAAGTGGTTTTTACAGCCTCCACTGCACTCGTTTGCCCATTGTTGTGTCTGTGCACTTTGTTAAAACAAGCGCTCAGATCAAGAATTCACTGGCCGTAAATAAGTCTCTTGAGCCATGGAAAATTCACTGTCTATTcactaactgtgttttattaggaaaaataagaaaaaaatctgcGGAAAACTGGCATTTATTAAGTTTATGTTAACTTTGTGTGACTTGCTATGCCACCACTACCACTACCTCAACACTGAGCACTCAGACATTTCCTAAGGCTATAATTGCTGCCACAGAGCATCAGAGACATCCAGGTGTTTGGAGACCTCTCCTGTGCTCCGCTCTGGCT
This genomic interval from Girardinichthys multiradiatus isolate DD_20200921_A chromosome 6, DD_fGirMul_XY1, whole genome shotgun sequence contains the following:
- the LOC124869260 gene encoding T-cell acute lymphocytic leukemia protein 1 isoform X2, which encodes MHSVREALCILASSLGGESEQYSMYPSNRVKRRPAPYEVELDEAGQPKIVRRIFTNSRERWRQQNVNGAFAELRKLIPTHPPDKKLSKNEILRLAMKYISFLSNLLEDQDGGRNVGSTTDGDTGLLVGVPTHEGGPQGVPHQETVVGLARDDLLETMSPGSSCGSLPDGDAEGSPESFMEDQDSPPATRTLTTSRGPSLHLAARDLRRNGRPLDGSTRR